Below is a genomic region from Cottoperca gobio chromosome 24, fCotGob3.1, whole genome shotgun sequence.
TTTCAGAAGTTGGAGTTTGACTCTTAGTAACTTAATCATTTGTTCCATAAGAGCTGGGAATTCTCCTTCAGGCACATATTCCTAGATCATCATTGTTTTGGTGCgagttgctgagtgttggagatatcagcctTAGAGATGTCTGTCTCTCAATATAATGGAACCAGATGGCGCTCAGCTTTGAGcaccaaaaaaatacattttggaatGTGACTGTGCGAGATGTCAACAATAATGGCGTCCTCCTCGGTTGAGCTGCAACGTTAGCTAGCAGTGTTGTATTCCTTCTGAGCGGTGATACGGTTGGCAGGTatagtttggtagaaagaaaatagttcctaaaTGAAACCGCtcacaaggtctgtggattatcttgagtaacagGGTCCtaatttctggaaagagactttGCTCTTGAGTTtttttggtgctttgagctccacaagccgagagccatctagttccattatatgcTAAAgaaaggcagacatctctacggccgataccTTCAACACTcagcaccaaaacaatctagattgataaatatgcattttaGATGTTGTGGTGAACTTCAATGCCCAAAAATGATCTACAGTTACAATATATATGTGTTGCTTAATCATACAGTGTTTTAGGCCTGTATACTCAAAATAGCcactaaattataaataaattatccCTATTTTTTACTCTTCATTGCAACTTGCGAGGACAAGTTTCTCCAAATCGAAGACAAAGTGGATGAGGAGGCAGGATGGATGACCTACTAGATCACAATATAGTTCTGGTATCAGCAGAGTTTTCAAAACCTACTGCTTACAACAGACACCAGAGCAAGGCACAGCATAACTACAATGTCACTCAGCACTGGAACAGAGAGTCGAGGCCAGATCATCCAAAAGCTATTTGGATCCAATCGATTCATAATCTGGTTTATTTGCTCCTCATAAAACCTCTCCAGGTCTCGAACGCTCTACCTCTGCATCTGCAGTGCATCTAAAATGGCTGGTCCTAAAAAAAAGAACGTCATCAAGTACTCAGATGACAGCACACAAAACTGAATTGCAGACAAAACACTATACTTCCACAATTGATCTATGAGGCTTACATATAGACTAAGACAACAAGATATTTCTTACCTCTGCTAACCACAAAATATATTAGCGTTGACCGTCGAGCCTACCTGCCAATTTACACAAATGTgcttgaataaataataatcaatgttttcttcaaacgtgtaatacaatttaaaataaactctacattatttatatacacCAAATCAGTAATGGAATTGTATTAGAAAATTCTAAACACAATTTAGTCCAAATGCTCAAACATTGGACCAAATATAACGCTTTTATATAATATTGCTTGCTGGCAAACAGCTCCATAAAGCAACCCTTGTTCTTATCTCAAAGAAACTCAGTAAAGGTCCACGTGAGGCTTCTGGCATTAGGCTACACTGTGAACATCTTAATGTCAGTACCAACATTGTGCTGACACTGGAATGGTACAGGTTTCATACCTattaagaaaaaataataacaaagactAAACCACagtactttcaaaataaatgttattttcagtCACAAAATTAAATGTAGTTCTTTCTGAACTCCAAATATGTCAGCCTGCGAGTCGAACTGCTTTACATCAACATCACAGAGCGAATtacaaaaacattgaaaaaagaaacaaaatataaGAAGGCGGTTCCAACTAATGTACAGAAACAGAAGCCACACTATGTTCGGTCTCATTCTCAAAACCCCATTTatcaaaaatgaaataaaaaacaataaataattttaaaatgtaagtgcaacatggCAATAGTATCTTATTCATACTGTAGCTGATTATGAGCCCCCATTAAAACAGTACAAATATTATGGAAAGCCCTGGCTATTTCCCAAATATCAGCACAGTAACATGGTATTTTACCTAGCTTATTACTTGTATACAGACTGAAAAAAATGACTTATTCATTGTATTGTAATCCATTAGTATAATATTTCCAATATTCATGTATACTGCAAATATCTACTGAATATTCTGCGAGTCCTGGGGGACAATGGAGATTATTTCGCCAAGCAGCTGTCTCTCTTTGCTGAACCCGATCACACACTAACCGGTCTGCAGGACATCCACGAGTACTATGCCAGAGGTAATAATAAGCAATGCTTGATTCATGGTCGgtaatgaaacaaaaacattttccaacaaATTTCAGTCACAATTGAGATTAGAGGAACACTCGCACTCTCAAGTGTATTATTCACCCTAAGGTGCTAATACTGTAGATACATGTCATGAACTACGGAAGCCCTGATATGAAAGGgacatcttttttcttcttctggtgatccattttgtCTAAATCTTAACcatattgttttctctcctaTTTTTAAGAATTAAGGTGAACAAAGGTTTTGGCAAgataatctttctaaattcttaaaaaaaaaaaaaacattaacctttaaattaaaactcacctggaagaaaacatgaatgtagAGCATGgagtagtggtgcacttcagcctcttgtggccgaaatgaGCACgacaaaaaaaagttgtttttaaagatgaaaataaaaaggtgacTTTGGCACCTGGCAAAAAGAATTTCCCCACCACTATcacagatgaaaagaaaaaaagccattACAGAAACTcctttataaaaacataataaaaaaaacctgttcttaagtcataaataCTGGAGAGAACACAACTTAGAAAATAGACAaccataattatttttttcttactttcctCTAAGAGCTTTCATATTACACAGatttgtgtaaaagaaaaaaacaattatatttgaGTAAATTTAGCACCAGTGATGTTTCTCtcttgcacacgcacacacgcgcacacgcacacgcactaaGATCTGAACTTGTTTTGACCTACAGTACATGGAGTGCCAGGCAGGTGCAAGTTTCTGTAAAGACAGTCTCTTGATATAACTTAAACACCACTTGTCTGGTACTCCAAGCATTTTTAAGAGCTTACACTCACTCTGCCCAAGCTCTCACAGGTTAGGTTAGATTGAGTCCTGGGTGGGCGCAGCTGGAGTGGTGTTGGGCGTTGGTAGGCCCTGAAGGAGCAGGGGGCTCAGTTTGGAGAGCAGCCCTGGGCGAGGAAGAGCCTTTAGGGAGGGGAGCAAGGTGTGGAGGCTGGGTGACTGGAGGGAGTACAGACCTGTCATAGTGACGGAGGCCGGGAGGGGACAGGAGCCCACTGCACACatggaggaagatgaggaagaggaagaggaagggggtgAGAGTGGGGGGCGGGAGGGTGCGTGGCTGTTGCTGGGAGACCGTAGGATGGAGCGGTGGTGGGGGGGGCGTCTTTTCTCCTGAGGCTTAGGGTCTacagagagggacacacacacacacacacacacacacacacacacacggttgggtacacacaccaacataaaGAGACCTTCACATGAGCCATGTACGGAGACAAACAACGCGTTCACATGCTTTTAGTGCCAATTAGCGAGATGCAACTCAGAATCTGTATGATGGGAAAATATCCAGGTTTAAGAAGAAAATTATGTCAGTATGTTTCCAGAATTTTCTACACAAATAAGCAATTTGGTCTTTGTGCTTTGGAACAGGGCTCATGTGGTTACGTCAGGGTAGGAATAATCTTCATAGGTGAGAAAATGAATGCACAGACAACAGCAGCAGGTGGGGTCATAGGAAGGTCATGTAGGGTTCACGCTGATGTTCCAGGCCGCACACATTCAGGACATTGATCCATTTGTTCATGTTTCTAACACCCAAagattctggtgatccatttttcTAAGTCCGAATCAAACTTTTTCTGTGAAACAGGTGGGGAAACATTTTTTCTCAGAATCATTTATctaaattcctttttttttgacctgtgaacaaaaaaaagttttggaggtgatttttttttatcagaattGTTCTTAGTGTTTTATACTGTAGTACTCAGTCTGGCCACAAGAGGCTTTAGTGCACAGCTAGCCAATGCTCTAAATAGGACCAAAAGCAgccatgttttcttccaggtgagcgttaatttctccatgcactctaCACACAGGGtacatattgtgtgttagcaagttaaCACAATATATGTAACTTTAAAACCTCTTTCTGCTTCAAAGATGAAAAATAACTAATTAAGGAATTTAGAGAGATAATCCTGGCAACTTTATTTCCCCCATCTGTTCTTCAGTCAAAATTCAGATCAGACTTTGAAAATGGATCTCCGTTTTTCTCACTTACCTCTCAGGTTTCCGTAAATGATACATGACCATCACAATAAACCTGAAGCTAATagtcacacagacactgacacatcAACCACCCATTAGCCTTTTTTAACAACTCCGACAGCAGAAAGAGAGGATGGTAgcaagagaagagaacagaatatatataaatataaaagagagtgaaagagaaggacGGAGGTACACCCAGGGAGCGGTGATAGAAAGTGCCAGCCAGCAACACAAGCAGATGGTTGAGAGATCAACTTACCCCTGACTGGCCCGAGTGTCTTGTTGCCTCCACGTCCGCTGGTGTGCGTGCTGTTGTGCgtgctgttgtgctgtgtgtgagtTCGGGGTGGGGGGCAGCCAAAAGTAAAGCTCGGGGAGCTGTGCATCTTCGGGGAGGGcgtctggctgctgctgctgtggctgtGGCTGTTGCAGCGAATGCGACTGAGGGTGTTTTCTGAAGCTgagccagacagacagctgCCCAGAGGACAAACACAGAAAGCCGTGACCCAAATGTTACATGTGACAAAGAAACAAGGAAACTAACATTTTTAGTATTTTTGGGTTTAGTAAAGAGAAGTAAACTAACTTGTTGAAGCTCTTTGGTGGTGACGCCTTGTTGCCATTGTGGTGTATTCTTGGCGGAGGATGAGcgtggatgtgtgtgttcaggcctTTGGTGTTGCGGACGTGCTTGAGGATCCAAGCTCGAAGGTTCATCAGGCAGCTGTGCTCAGACAGCACCAGCCGTGGCCAGGGGTTACACTCTGCCATATCCAGGGCTGAGATAGCCACGGCACGCCCCACCTGATGCACAACATCAAAGGATTTACTTCACAAGTGCTTGATCTCTTAAGGTCAATTTGGTTTAAAAAAGGTAGGTCTTGCATTTATCAAATATCAAGAACATTCAAATGCAGCAAACACTAGCATGGAAATATCAGCTGATGACAGGAAGTCAGTAGTTTGGGATGTGTTGAAAAGTTGTTCATTCACGTACCCCGAAAACCTGCAATCTCATTCCTCTCTGAATGAAAAGTAACAGATATCACTCTTGTTTTCCTACCTGCTCAAATATTTCTGGAGTGTATTTTGGAGGGAatgatggaggtggaggtggggttGCCCGTCCGTTGTCATGGCAAGCAGGTGGGATGGTGTTCATGGTTTTTCCTGTGTTGTAGTTGCACTCCAAAGTGTAGCTGTTGGGGACCCAATAAcagaaacatgttaaaaatatacatttacagcTTGAAGTAATCATAACTGGGCGATAAATTAGTTCTGTCAATTAATTCAAACGTATGGTTTAGGACGatgtttaaaaattaaaattgaaTTTTACTTCAACTTAGGTAGTTAGGGTACGGAACCGCCACCGCTTCCCTGAGCTCCCATAGTTCATAGTAAAGAGTCCAGATTTTTCTACAGCATCTGACCTGGAGCAAACCACTGTCCACTCACTCCGTTGGTAACTTTGTCTTAAAGAATCAGTTTTTTATTCCAGCAAAGAGGCACGCAGCCGAGTGGGAGAAGTGTGTGGCACCACGAAATTCAGAAGACGATGGCAGTCCTAAAACACAGGCAGGTAACATTAGCgaaatcattttctcatagtATCCTGTATGAGAAGAAGTCGAGCAGCAAATGAAAACGCCTGAGCTGGAAGACCCTCCTGCGGGTCCCGGATCagcaatggagagagagagagttgtgtaGAAGATGACGGCACGCCCGCGTTGCCCTAACATTATAGGGTATGTGAATGGAAACACACAATATGCTAAATCACTTTTGCTGTAATCTGGACAAGAAATACCTCTCTATCCCCGCTGCAAGTGCCCCGtcagagaaggtgtgtgtgtttatattgttaaaataagaaaataactCATTTGAGTTTTTCCCTTTGACTTTGTCTCGCCCAGACCTACAAGTTATATTTTTTACCTtacattttgatgttaaacatgagtaaaaacactgtgaaacatcaACAGTGGGatataatcacatttctttcattCCATAAAAGGCTTACTTTATTCtggtcaaaacaaaaaaaccatGAACATCAACTGTTGACGCTTTGTGAATCCACTGAAATCTGACCTGTGAAGCAGCCCTATGGCCTTGTGAATGGCCACCCGCCCGCTGCCTTCTTTAGACTGGCCATCTCTCTTGTCTCGTGCATACATGTTTTTCTCAGAGAAGTTACAGCCCTGGAAATCAAAGTTGGCGGAGTTGACAGCGATCAGCCTTGGATACAGCATGTTCTCTACCTgcaaagagaggaagcagagtgCACAGGAGCTTAGATGTATGTAACAACAAGTATATGTACTCCATCTGCTGTGGCTGCCATATGGGAAAGAAAGTCATtgctaaaaaggaaaaaactgaACTGAATGTCATTTGAGCATTTTCCAAAAACATTGCAAAGGTGAATCATTTTCACCTGCTGGTTCTCGTCAGGAAGGTTATTTCCGTACATGAAGCATCCCCGTTTAGAGGCGTGGCCATGTAAATCCACATAATATGCCACACCAGCCTCCTGGGGAGGAATTGATTCCTTGTTGCTCCATCCGTGGTACTGTCACCTCAACAGTAACGGGGGAGCTCGATGAAGTGTTATGGTCCTCAGTTCCCCATCTCCGTGGTGACCCATGCGTTTTCTACCATCACCATGGGAACTTCCGGCAACGCAGGATTTGCGTCCTTCTCTGCATTTCGTTGGTTCAAGTTGACTTCAAAGGCGGTGAAGGGAGGAGACTGGTGCTGATTGGCGGTTTTGATAGTAAGGGGCGGGGCCTGCGTGTGCGTGGGGCTGCTACAGTGAGTGCTGGACTGTGTGTTGTGCAGgcggttgtgtgtgtggtggaagAGCAAAAGTGTTTTGGCTCCATAGATGGAAGGGTGCAGCTCGGGGCTGGGGTTCAGGTATTGTCTGTTCAAGTTCACACCCCTGGAATCAGTCCTGCAATAAGGAGACAGGTTACTATtacttttgaaaaagaaaacagcctcTTAACATTGTTCAAATGTATGGTGGGTGGTAGGACAGCAGAAGCCCTGCCATACATTTCTCTACTGTAGTAGGGCTTGGAAATCAAtctcacattgtgctgcatttatTATAACTTACACACTATTTCCCCACATCaatacatgttgtttttaagatAAAGAGTATATGGCACACAATAACATATTTTGATAACCAAAAGAGGAAGCAGCATACCCTGACACACTGACAAAGTCGTGTCACTGTTAATCGATACCCCGACCTCATCATTGTCTGAGACAAAGTGACGCGGGCTAAACCTGCGTCAGCTAAAAGGGTAAACACTTGACATCCAACCGGCTCTTGTAACCTCTGCCTGGCCAgcagtgtgtttacatgcacttACTATAAGTAACTGGGTTACAGTTGACTTCTGTAGTAACCTGGTTCCTAAATGTCCTACAGTATGTACGAGAAAACCAGTTTCCATAATTGAAGTAAGGTTAGAGCTTAGAGATTTCTTCAGCTAGATGTCTCCTTGAAAAAGCTCATCTCGTGGCCATGTGTACAGGTAACCAGGGTTTATAATGAGCTTTTTCCTGTGTAAGAATGTGCATAACACAGATTTCAGACAGGGAAAGTATCGCTGTGAGAGAACAGTGGTAGGATGAAAGAAGAGATTATTACATGTAGCAATACATTCCTCATACTCAAGATAATTTAATATACAATCTGACAAATGATCACTAACATAATGTAGCCTCTAGAAGTCTGAACAAGTCATCTTCCACCGCTGAACTTTTGAATCCAAATTCAAAAGGAAGGAGTCTCTGTTATGTAGACAGTGTAGTGTAATGACTATCAACTGTTGCACTGCCAAATGGCATGCTTGGTACAGCTCACCACTATATTAGAGAACAGATTAAGAGAGACCGAAGAGACAACATTTTCTCGACAACTGATCATCCAATCTACTTCTCATGTGGTGGATGTATTTTTCAGGACCCAAGAAAGCCTAGTTCTCAAAAAGCTCCACTGCTAATCAACTCATAAAAGCACCTAGTAATCGCTTAAACTGTAACTGAACTGTAGCCGTACAGGCTGAGCCATATGATGAGCAACCTTTGTAACAACAATGGTGGATCAGTAGAGCATTACATGACGTCATATTTCCAAGCCCTATTCATAGAACCTTTCAAACACATTActggagaaacaaaaagagaaactcGTTCATaccaaacatttacaagaagaaGTGCATAATTCAAAGCAAACATGCAATCGGGACAAGAATTTAAACTATACCGATCAGAGTCAAACGATGTTTATCATGCTGTTGTGAGGATGGTACATGTGAGTACATGTCAGTTCTTACCTGTAGTGCCCACGAACGACCCCGTCTGGGTTGAGCATGGGAATGAGCttgaacacaaacatgtttctaaGCGCGTGAGCACGAGGGTCATCTCTTCTTAGGATGAAGTTGAGGAAACCGTTGAACACAAAAGATGAGGGCTGTCTCCCCGGGGTGCACTCGACTGCTGAGAAAAAACACCTGCgaacacacgcagacacacagggGCCAAGGGTCAGCATCACTGCTTTGACATTACCAAAGAGACTACTGAGTGAGTGTTGTGTATGAGTGAGTGATACCCTTTTGCTGGAGAAGCGGTGGGGTCTTGGAGTGTTGGTGTCAGGAAACAGTTTAGGCAGACGGGGTTCTTTCTCCTCTTGCATCCCGTTGCAGTTGGTCACAGTGAGCAGGTCCACCCTGTTGCCATCTAGAGAGTGGCAGAGCAACTCCCTGTGATAATACACACTGTCCGGGGCACTGACAGAGAAAAAATAGAGATTGGAGGGAGAGAAGGTAAGAAATTGTACAAATTAGAGGGGTaggggaaaacaaacaaaaaagtgtgTTTGGGAGCCAAGATACGTTTACACTTGTTTTTAGTCTGTATTTGTTTAATAGTTTACGTACATTGAGATAAACAAGTGATTTAATTGAATAAGTTCattcaagaaatgtgttaaaagtCAGCTAGTAATCATTGGATTTAATTCATGTTGATGTGAGCAGAATAAACGGTGATGCATGTTACCGTCACTTTAAGAGAAATAGGTCTCTTGTGCTCATCTGGGTTAATTTGTGAAAGTGGGGTTTTGTTCAGTTGAGGCTGAAGTAATGACGAGTCACAAGGTTTTTCTTGCTGTAGTTCAGTTTGCTCATTAGTAGaactttactttaaatactGTAAGAAGATACTAAAAAACtggaaaaattaaaaaactttGTTTTATCCTTTTTACATCGGAGTCCTGTGAACGTTTCTCCTTCTCAAGTTAATggcttctacagtgtgtgtgtttgaggcgtctctgtgtgtgttgtgttttaccTGCTTGGACTGAGTTGAGCAGCATTGGGGTAGCTCTTGTCAAACTGCTGCAGCATCTCCTGGCACTCACTGTAAGAGAACgggaagcagaaggagaagtagGTGGTCGTGCCGCGCGCCTCCAACAGCCGATGAGTGAAGGAGAGGATGAACTGGTTATCTACAATCTGCAAAGTgacagaaggaaggaagaagagacgTGTTATGAGAAAGATAAAAATAGCTGTCGGAATCCAGACTGACGCTCATCGTCTCTGGCTCCTGATGCCCACATCCTCTCCCTGACAGCCTGTATGTGTACATACCTCACATGTGGGTCTGTCCCGGATCCTTTCCCAACGGTTCTTGCCAGGTAAAGTGCGCACGAGAGGAGCCATGCCCTGGCTGTAGAGCTTCCTCTGGTTGTTCATGTTCATCACATTGATCTTCAGTATCTTCCCGGGTGCGGCACCCTGAACACTGAAGTAAAACCATgatctgaaacacaaaaacatgattttgCAAGTAATGTAGCTCAGTGTAAGGGTTGTGTGCAGCGAGTAAACACATGTAACTAATAGAAAACATTGCTAATAGGGCTGGACAATtaatcggggggggggggggggggggggggggaacacggTTATTGTGCCACATTCCGTTTTGCAATGATgatcttgttttgtcttgtgttaTATATCCAGCAGTGCGCTTTCGTCAAAAAAAAGTTCAGCTTGAGCCAGGATTACGGAATGAGAGCCTTTGGTCAACGAAAAGTACGTTAAAAGCAATTCAGCGATTTGGAAACAGCTGGTTTCAAGGAGTCCGACAAGGTTTGGTACACGATGGTGACTGTACCACAAGGCAATACGACCAACCAGAGACCAAACAATAAAGGAGCAAAAGACCCCCTCAACTTCTTCCACTGCAACAGTCATTGATTAAGGTCACTCTTTATAACATAGttcatctatttattttcatcaaatgtatttaattagatttaattaatttgttttttctgtttattttatacattatttatttttctatttgtttttttcagttgaattatatttaaagtgaagaaaattcattgtttaaaagtgagtttttcaatatatacataatgtTACAAAGTCAATGAGTAATCGTGTTAAATAATCGTGATCTCAATATTGACAATTATGATATAATCCAGCAGCCCTAAGTGCTCATGCATTTTGCTGACCTCTCATGTTAATGACATAAAATACTCGCTACataaaaataagtttgtttACCTGTTTCCATTCTCATGTTCTGTGCCACCGCAGTCTGGCTGTGTCCACACATTGAAGTCATAGTCAGGAGTAAGGCTTGACACTGAGAGGGCGCTCCCACTGGGAGCTATATCGGTAGGAGGGCTGGAGCTGCTCTTCTCCACCTTCTCCACACGTCCCAGGTTCCCTGAGTCAAACTTGGAGCTGAACACAA
It encodes:
- the agbl5 gene encoding LOW QUALITY PROTEIN: cytosolic carboxypeptidase-like protein 5 (The sequence of the model RefSeq protein was modified relative to this genomic sequence to represent the inferred CDS: deleted 3 bases in 3 codons), with product MEARFGNIVFSSKFDSGNLGRVEKVEKSSSSPPTDIAPSGSALSVSSLTPDYDFNVWTQPDCGGTEHENGNRSWFYFSVQGAAPGKILKINVMNMNNQRKLYSQGMAPLVRTLPGKNRWERIRDRPTCEIVDNQFILSFTHRLLEARGTTTYFSFCFPFSYSECQEMLQQFDKSYPNAAQLSPSSAPDSVYYHRELLCHSLDGNRVDLLTVTNCNGMQEEKEPRLPKLFPDTNTPRPHRFSSKRVFFLSSRVHPGETPSSFVFNGFLNFILRRDDPRAHALRNMFVFKLIPMLNPDGVVRGHYRTDSRGVNLNRQYLNPSPELHPSIYGAKTLLLFHHTHNRLHNTQSSTHCSSPTHTQAPPLTIKTANQHQSPPFTAFEVNLNQRNAEKDANPALPEVPMVMVENAWVTTEMGNEDHNTSSSSPVTVEVTVPRMEQQESIPPQEAGVAYYVDLHGHASKRGCFMYGNNLPDENQQVENMLYPRLIAVNSANFDFQGCNFSEKNMYARDKRDGQSKEGSGRVAIHKAIGLLHSYTLECNYNTGKTMNTIPPACHDNGRATPPPPPSFPPKYTPEIFEQVGRAVAISALDMAECNPWPRLVLSEHSCLMNLRAWILKHVRNTKGLNTHIHAHPPPRIHHNGNKASPPKSFNNCLSGSASENTLSRIRCNSHSHSSSSQTPSPKMHSSPSFTFGCPPPRTHTQHNSTHNSTHTSGRGGNKTLGPVRDPKPQEKRRPPHHRSILRSPSNSHAPSRPPLSPPSSSSSSSSSMCAVGSCPLPASVTMTGLSCPDFQAGAPSSASWSRMPFPMRPGRVGKGCRTLTINHHPAEACTETAKHLGPEHILSSLKLSKCELQPHMSRIPIRRLGSTETPPAHDSKTSPASINPVSSGDNEESATMKVWKLLRPGLHRHLSLSGVSGKEGAMQLASKALMKKSPDMSLQYKGHTIIETAHEKDETEQEVEEAPVMPLPETVTLCGEA